One Bradysia coprophila strain Holo2 chromosome X unlocalized genomic scaffold, BU_Bcop_v1 contig_132, whole genome shotgun sequence DNA segment encodes these proteins:
- the LOC119067971 gene encoding uncharacterized protein LOC119067971 isoform X1: MSSERIEWVEIIEPRTKERMYANLSSGECVWDPPEGVNIKRTDASQWWELFDTNTQRFYYYNVASQSTVWHRPINCDIIPLAKLQTLKQNTDPNDRKDGSTQTATKQSSLRSHRGDVKDAHNRQNVSSHSRILSAGTEARCGDILSSPSGRHSYRLPTAAPPPIVGRTESHRYCRHSQGGSSSRSNKAHLDSGKSSDSSLSSTHGYRRLQDGGSLRIGSSQQRNKHAPDNSYRMLQESSSSHNIPHVSLPSDSKHPHNFPMQVLPCSVSNSSDLCGISPTHGTSTPPVIKKKLPSDNAIHSKRESCGSVSKHQSFDYVGSKDPQMVSLTRSGSFMSSSSPRQQPFTRKTSIDGNGGGMSDDSMHEKYFKSVENTPETRRRNTSSVSSNPKHSSDSSPQSPISPQTNSVKATRPSILSSLAFIETPNSYLSSHKTDPVLLNLDLTAKPERYLDKMKVDKAKISPGSAVNSAAVISMQQINNLLKSKNISPSSQNEYNSNSSRRSPSIREESYLNKPNLERHSKEFKSDKKASTHKSKKKSQMMGSDVEYDNGNISPLYSNWDQEMQEHLLPLQHYIIEQAKLSGCYRLSGDPLDSDSLHSDSQSEHSFSGHEPDNEDSDHSDGRGDYLTHHYGMEDYGAHCGVSYYNLDIGFDKSDKEDISEEVEAKLENEGGEIYSPVKNHQFFQKPMVQNQSKQVPQRQTAAPEHQTPKSQPHHSHHEQQPPQKLPQKQQHNQSLPSVLKMPPSIGVDGPPPNQLAIMKECDIEKFAQDNLNLHSKGIFRKKSSVRDMLSWTADAISRPMLALSRDKAGKKMATEMFKLIQIYMGDRKARAGMSLNSVILDIITMAVAQPQLRDEMYVQLCRQTTENHMRESLIRGWELMAICLSFIPPSPTFQPALLNYMNRHRDPTFATSFPEVGKWPIHVQVSHYATIACRRLDRIGSGGKKQAKKPTDDEINQARDQIFHQSMFGNTLDEVMELQKDRFPDRKLPWVQVTLSEQVLLLSGKATEGIFRVSADVDEVNWLKSRLDRWDVPEHKSTMDAHAPASLLKLWYRELYDPLIPDELYDECVATEDPDEVNAIINKLPRLNKLVLTFLVHYLQQFSQPDIVACTKMDSSNLAMVFAPNCLRCTSHDPKVILENARKEMAFMRTLITNMDTSSVSNLV; this comes from the exons ATGTCGTCCGAAAG GATTGAATGGGTGGAAATCATTGAGCCACGAACGAAGGAGCGAATGTACGCCAATTTGTCATCTGGCGAATGCGTTTGGGATCCGCCTGAG GGTGTAAATATAAAGCGTACAGATGCATCACAGTGGTGGGAACTATTTGACACAAACACCCAACGATTTTACTATTACAATGTGGCATCGCAATCTACTGTTTGGCATCGACCAATCAACTGTGACATTATTCCTTTAGCAAAATTACAaacattgaaacaaaatacGGATCCAAATGATCGAAAAGATGGATCAACTCAGACTGCGACCAAG CAATCGTCATTACGATCACATCGAGGCGATGTTAAAGACGCCCATAATCGACAAAATGTATCAAGCCATTCACGGATTTTGTCGGCTGGAACTGAGGCCAGATGTGGCGATATACTTTCTAGTCCATCTGGTAGACACAGCTACAG ATTGCCGACAGCAGCTCCTCCACCAATCGTAGGCAGAACCGAATCTCATCGATATTGTCGCCATTCACAGG GTGGTTCGTCCTCCCGCAGCAATAAAGCACATCTGGATTCTGGTAAATCAAGTGACTCTAGTTTATCGAGCACACACGGTTATCGAAGGCTTCAAGATGGTGGAAGTTTAAGAATAGGTAGCTCTCAGCAGCGAAACAAACATGCGCCCGATAATTC aTACCGCATGCTGCAAGAGAGTTCAAGCTCGCACAATATACCGCACGTATCGCTTCCTTCTGATTCAAAGCATCCACACAATTTCCCAATGCAAGTGTTACCCTGCTCCGTTTCAAATTCATCAGACTTATGTGGCATATCACCGACACATGGAACAAGCACACCACCAGTTATCAAAAAGAAGCTTCCATCAGACAACGCAATTCATTCGAAACGGGAAAGTTGCGGTAGTGTATCCAAGCATCAAAGCTTCGACTATGTTGGTTCGAAAG ATCCACAAATGGTGTCGCTGACTCGATCGGGAAGTTTCATGTCGTCGTCATCGCCGCGTCAACAGCCATTTACACGAAAAACAAGCATCGATGGTAACGGTGGTGGAATGAGTGACGATTCTATGCATGAGAAGTACTTCAAGTCGGTGGAAAATACACCCGAAACGCGACGAAGGAATACGTCGTCTGTGTCAAGTAATCCGAAACATTCTAGTGATTCCAGTCCCCAAAGTCCCATTAGTCCTCAAACTAAC TCTGTCAAAGCTACTCGACCTTCAATATTAAGTAGTCTAGCCTTTATCGAAACACCAAACTCTTATCTGTCTAGTCACAAAACCGATCCTGTCCTTTTGAATCTTGACCTAACTGCCAAACCAGAACg CTATTTAGACAAAATGAAAGTGGACAAAGCAAAGATCTCACCTGGATCAGCCGTTAATAGTGCCGCTGTCATTTCAATGCaacaaatcaataatttattgaaatcgaaaaatatttcgccGTCTAGTCAAAACGAATATAATTCCAATTCATCCCGTCGCAGCCCATCGATCAGAGAA GAATCGTATTTGAATAAGCCAAATTTAGAACGTCACAGTAAGGAGTTTAAGTCAGACAAAAAAGCATCGACGCACAAAAGTAAGAAAAAGTCACAAATGATGGGAAGCGATGTGGAGTACGACAATGGCAATATATCGCCGTTGTACAGCAATTGGGATCAG GAAATGCAGGAACATCTTCTACCGTTACAACATTACATCATTGAACAAGCAAAACTTTCCGGATGCTATAGGCTAAGTGGCGATCCGTTGGATTCGGACTCACTTCATTCGGATAGTCAGTCAGAGCATTCGTTTTCCGGTCACGAACCGGACAACGAAGATTCAGATCATTCGGATGGCCGAGGAGATTATTTAACACATCACTACGGTATGGAAGACTACGGTGCTCACTGTGGTGTTTCGTACTACAATCTCGATATTGGCTTTGACAAAAGCGATAAAGAGGACAT TTCCGAAGAGGTTGAAGCGAAACTGGAAAATGAAGGAGGAGAAATTTACAGTCCCGTCAAAAACCATCAATTCTTTCAAAAGCCTATGGTACAAAATCAATCCAAGCAGGTACCTCAGCGACAAACAGCTGCACCGGAACATCAAACACCAAAATCCCAACCTCATCATTCGCATCACGAACAACAGCCGCCGCAAAAGCTACCGCAGAAGCAACAGCACAACCAAAGTTTACCCAGTGTTCTGAAGATGCCACCCTCGATTGGCGTTGACGGACCACCACCAAATCAATTAGCAATAATGAAAGAATGTGATATCGAGAAATTTGCACAAGACAACTTGAATCTGCACTCGAAAGGAATATTTCGAAAGAAGTCGTCGGTTAGGGACATGCTCAGTTGGACGGCCGATGCTATCAGTCGTCCAATGTTGGCGCTATCACGAGATAAGGCTGGTAAAAAGATGGCAACCGAAATGTTTAagttaattcaaatttatatgGGCGATCGGAAGGCACGCGCTGGTATGAGCTTGAATTCGGTCATCTTGGACATCATCACAATGGCTGTTGCACAGCCACAATTACGAGATGAAATGTATGTTCAACTGTGCCGTCAAACCACTGAAAATCACATGAGAGAATCATTGATACGCGGCTGGGAACTGATGGCCATCTGTTTGTCGTTCATTCCACCATCGCCAACATTTCAACCTGCACTGTTAAA CTATATGAATCGCCATCGGGATCCAACATTTGCTACCAGTTTTCCTGAAGTTGGCAAATGGCCGATTCACGTGCAAGTATCTCATTACGCTACAATTGCATGTCGCCGATTAGACCGCATCGGTAGTGGTGGAAAGAAACAAGCGAAGAAGCCAACTGACGACGAAATCAATCAGGCCCGA gatcaaattttccatcagaGCATGTTCGGAAATACGTTAGATGAGGTGATGGAGCTACAAAAAGACAGATTTCCCGATCGAAAATTGCCCTGGGTTCAAGTAACACTTTCGGAGCAGGTTCTCTTGCTAAGTGGCAAGGCAACTGAAGGCATTTTTCGGGTTTCGGCCGATGTGGACGAAGTTAATTGGTTAAAATCGCGTCTGGATCGTTGGGATGTTCCTGAGCACAAGAGTACTATGG ACGCTCATGCTCCTGCTAGTCTATTAAAACTGTGGTATCGTGAACTATACGATCCACTGATACCGGATGAATTGTATGACGAATGTGTCGCTACTGAAGATCCGGACGAGGTCAATGCAATAATAAATAAGCTACCGCGCTTGAACAAATTG GTACTGACATTCTTAGTTCATTATTTGCAACAATTTTCTCAGCCTGATATTGTCGCTTGCACCAAAATGGATTCATCCAATTTAGCCATGGTATTTGCACCGAATTGTTTGCGCTGTACATCTCACGATCCGAAAGTGATTTTGGAGAATGCACGCAAAGAGATGGCATTTATGCGAACACTCATTACCAATATGGACACATCGAGCGTTTCTAATTTAGTTTAG
- the LOC119067971 gene encoding uncharacterized protein LOC119067971 isoform X2: protein MSSERIEWVEIIEPRTKERMYANLSSGECVWDPPEGVNIKRTDASQWWELFDTNTQRFYYYNVASQSTVWHRPINCDIIPLAKLQTLKQNTDPNDRKDGSTQTATKQSSLRSHRGDVKDAHNRQNVSSHSRILSAGTEARCGDILSSPSGRHSYRLPTAAPPPIVGRTESHRYCRHSQGGSSSRSNKAHLDSGKSSDSSLSSTHGYRRLQDGGSLRIGSSQQRNKHAPDNSYRMLQESSSSHNIPHVSLPSDSKHPHNFPMQVLPCSVSNSSDLCGISPTHGTSTPPVIKKKLPSDNAIHSKRESCGSVSKHQSFDYVGSKDPQMVSLTRSGSFMSSSSPRQQPFTRKTSIDGNGGGMSDDSMHEKYFKSVENTPETRRRNTSSVSSNPKHSSDSSPQSPISPQTNSVKATRPSILSSLAFIETPNSYLSSHKTDPVLLNLDLTAKPERYLDKMKVDKAKISPGSAVNSAAVISMQQINNLLKSKNISPSSQNEYNSNSSRRSPSIREESYLNKPNLERHSKEFKSDKKASTHKSKKKSQMMGSDVEYDNGNISPLYSNWDQEHLLPLQHYIIEQAKLSGCYRLSGDPLDSDSLHSDSQSEHSFSGHEPDNEDSDHSDGRGDYLTHHYGMEDYGAHCGVSYYNLDIGFDKSDKEDISEEVEAKLENEGGEIYSPVKNHQFFQKPMVQNQSKQVPQRQTAAPEHQTPKSQPHHSHHEQQPPQKLPQKQQHNQSLPSVLKMPPSIGVDGPPPNQLAIMKECDIEKFAQDNLNLHSKGIFRKKSSVRDMLSWTADAISRPMLALSRDKAGKKMATEMFKLIQIYMGDRKARAGMSLNSVILDIITMAVAQPQLRDEMYVQLCRQTTENHMRESLIRGWELMAICLSFIPPSPTFQPALLNYMNRHRDPTFATSFPEVGKWPIHVQVSHYATIACRRLDRIGSGGKKQAKKPTDDEINQARDQIFHQSMFGNTLDEVMELQKDRFPDRKLPWVQVTLSEQVLLLSGKATEGIFRVSADVDEVNWLKSRLDRWDVPEHKSTMDAHAPASLLKLWYRELYDPLIPDELYDECVATEDPDEVNAIINKLPRLNKLVLTFLVHYLQQFSQPDIVACTKMDSSNLAMVFAPNCLRCTSHDPKVILENARKEMAFMRTLITNMDTSSVSNLV from the exons ATGTCGTCCGAAAG GATTGAATGGGTGGAAATCATTGAGCCACGAACGAAGGAGCGAATGTACGCCAATTTGTCATCTGGCGAATGCGTTTGGGATCCGCCTGAG GGTGTAAATATAAAGCGTACAGATGCATCACAGTGGTGGGAACTATTTGACACAAACACCCAACGATTTTACTATTACAATGTGGCATCGCAATCTACTGTTTGGCATCGACCAATCAACTGTGACATTATTCCTTTAGCAAAATTACAaacattgaaacaaaatacGGATCCAAATGATCGAAAAGATGGATCAACTCAGACTGCGACCAAG CAATCGTCATTACGATCACATCGAGGCGATGTTAAAGACGCCCATAATCGACAAAATGTATCAAGCCATTCACGGATTTTGTCGGCTGGAACTGAGGCCAGATGTGGCGATATACTTTCTAGTCCATCTGGTAGACACAGCTACAG ATTGCCGACAGCAGCTCCTCCACCAATCGTAGGCAGAACCGAATCTCATCGATATTGTCGCCATTCACAGG GTGGTTCGTCCTCCCGCAGCAATAAAGCACATCTGGATTCTGGTAAATCAAGTGACTCTAGTTTATCGAGCACACACGGTTATCGAAGGCTTCAAGATGGTGGAAGTTTAAGAATAGGTAGCTCTCAGCAGCGAAACAAACATGCGCCCGATAATTC aTACCGCATGCTGCAAGAGAGTTCAAGCTCGCACAATATACCGCACGTATCGCTTCCTTCTGATTCAAAGCATCCACACAATTTCCCAATGCAAGTGTTACCCTGCTCCGTTTCAAATTCATCAGACTTATGTGGCATATCACCGACACATGGAACAAGCACACCACCAGTTATCAAAAAGAAGCTTCCATCAGACAACGCAATTCATTCGAAACGGGAAAGTTGCGGTAGTGTATCCAAGCATCAAAGCTTCGACTATGTTGGTTCGAAAG ATCCACAAATGGTGTCGCTGACTCGATCGGGAAGTTTCATGTCGTCGTCATCGCCGCGTCAACAGCCATTTACACGAAAAACAAGCATCGATGGTAACGGTGGTGGAATGAGTGACGATTCTATGCATGAGAAGTACTTCAAGTCGGTGGAAAATACACCCGAAACGCGACGAAGGAATACGTCGTCTGTGTCAAGTAATCCGAAACATTCTAGTGATTCCAGTCCCCAAAGTCCCATTAGTCCTCAAACTAAC TCTGTCAAAGCTACTCGACCTTCAATATTAAGTAGTCTAGCCTTTATCGAAACACCAAACTCTTATCTGTCTAGTCACAAAACCGATCCTGTCCTTTTGAATCTTGACCTAACTGCCAAACCAGAACg CTATTTAGACAAAATGAAAGTGGACAAAGCAAAGATCTCACCTGGATCAGCCGTTAATAGTGCCGCTGTCATTTCAATGCaacaaatcaataatttattgaaatcgaaaaatatttcgccGTCTAGTCAAAACGAATATAATTCCAATTCATCCCGTCGCAGCCCATCGATCAGAGAA GAATCGTATTTGAATAAGCCAAATTTAGAACGTCACAGTAAGGAGTTTAAGTCAGACAAAAAAGCATCGACGCACAAAAGTAAGAAAAAGTCACAAATGATGGGAAGCGATGTGGAGTACGACAATGGCAATATATCGCCGTTGTACAGCAATTGGGATCAG GAACATCTTCTACCGTTACAACATTACATCATTGAACAAGCAAAACTTTCCGGATGCTATAGGCTAAGTGGCGATCCGTTGGATTCGGACTCACTTCATTCGGATAGTCAGTCAGAGCATTCGTTTTCCGGTCACGAACCGGACAACGAAGATTCAGATCATTCGGATGGCCGAGGAGATTATTTAACACATCACTACGGTATGGAAGACTACGGTGCTCACTGTGGTGTTTCGTACTACAATCTCGATATTGGCTTTGACAAAAGCGATAAAGAGGACAT TTCCGAAGAGGTTGAAGCGAAACTGGAAAATGAAGGAGGAGAAATTTACAGTCCCGTCAAAAACCATCAATTCTTTCAAAAGCCTATGGTACAAAATCAATCCAAGCAGGTACCTCAGCGACAAACAGCTGCACCGGAACATCAAACACCAAAATCCCAACCTCATCATTCGCATCACGAACAACAGCCGCCGCAAAAGCTACCGCAGAAGCAACAGCACAACCAAAGTTTACCCAGTGTTCTGAAGATGCCACCCTCGATTGGCGTTGACGGACCACCACCAAATCAATTAGCAATAATGAAAGAATGTGATATCGAGAAATTTGCACAAGACAACTTGAATCTGCACTCGAAAGGAATATTTCGAAAGAAGTCGTCGGTTAGGGACATGCTCAGTTGGACGGCCGATGCTATCAGTCGTCCAATGTTGGCGCTATCACGAGATAAGGCTGGTAAAAAGATGGCAACCGAAATGTTTAagttaattcaaatttatatgGGCGATCGGAAGGCACGCGCTGGTATGAGCTTGAATTCGGTCATCTTGGACATCATCACAATGGCTGTTGCACAGCCACAATTACGAGATGAAATGTATGTTCAACTGTGCCGTCAAACCACTGAAAATCACATGAGAGAATCATTGATACGCGGCTGGGAACTGATGGCCATCTGTTTGTCGTTCATTCCACCATCGCCAACATTTCAACCTGCACTGTTAAA CTATATGAATCGCCATCGGGATCCAACATTTGCTACCAGTTTTCCTGAAGTTGGCAAATGGCCGATTCACGTGCAAGTATCTCATTACGCTACAATTGCATGTCGCCGATTAGACCGCATCGGTAGTGGTGGAAAGAAACAAGCGAAGAAGCCAACTGACGACGAAATCAATCAGGCCCGA gatcaaattttccatcagaGCATGTTCGGAAATACGTTAGATGAGGTGATGGAGCTACAAAAAGACAGATTTCCCGATCGAAAATTGCCCTGGGTTCAAGTAACACTTTCGGAGCAGGTTCTCTTGCTAAGTGGCAAGGCAACTGAAGGCATTTTTCGGGTTTCGGCCGATGTGGACGAAGTTAATTGGTTAAAATCGCGTCTGGATCGTTGGGATGTTCCTGAGCACAAGAGTACTATGG ACGCTCATGCTCCTGCTAGTCTATTAAAACTGTGGTATCGTGAACTATACGATCCACTGATACCGGATGAATTGTATGACGAATGTGTCGCTACTGAAGATCCGGACGAGGTCAATGCAATAATAAATAAGCTACCGCGCTTGAACAAATTG GTACTGACATTCTTAGTTCATTATTTGCAACAATTTTCTCAGCCTGATATTGTCGCTTGCACCAAAATGGATTCATCCAATTTAGCCATGGTATTTGCACCGAATTGTTTGCGCTGTACATCTCACGATCCGAAAGTGATTTTGGAGAATGCACGCAAAGAGATGGCATTTATGCGAACACTCATTACCAATATGGACACATCGAGCGTTTCTAATTTAGTTTAG